A single window of Nicotiana tomentosiformis chromosome 1, ASM39032v3, whole genome shotgun sequence DNA harbors:
- the LOC138891483 gene encoding uncharacterized protein, with amino-acid sequence MLFVKKKDGLMMVCIDYQQLNKVTIKNKYMLPMIDALFDQLRGAKDYDITILYHPGKVSVVADALSRKAESIGSLAYLSAVERPLSMDVHVLANQFVRLDVSDPSGVLACVVAQSLLLECIKARQFDDAHLLVLKDTVQQGGAMEVMIGDDGIMRL; translated from the exons atgttgtttgtgaagaagaaagacggatTGATGATGGTGTGCATAGATTATCAGCagctgaacaaggtcactattaagaacaagtacatgtTGCCGATGATTGATgccttatttgaccagcttcggggtgccaag gactacgatatcaccatactatatcatccggggaaggtcagtgtagtggctgatgcattgagtaggaaggcagagagtataggcagtttggcatatttatcGGCAGTGGAGAGACCACTATCCATGGATGTTCATgtcttggctaatcagttcgtgaggttggatgtttcggatCCTAGcggggttcttgcttgtgttgtggcacaaTCATTGTTGTTGGAGTGTattaaggctcgccagtttgatgatgcTCACTTATTGGTGTTGAAAGACACGGTGCAGCAGGGTGGTGCTATGGAGGTTATGATTGGAGATGATGGTATTATGCGGCTTTAA